Proteins from one Terriglobales bacterium genomic window:
- a CDS encoding anti-sigma factor: protein MTTHEQFADDLALYALGALEGEERAALERHVAECSACRQELERLRGDAALLALTASGPAPPERARQRLLAAIAQEPRSHLVRLKRPWWTLAPVFATIVMVLFGILLWRDNVQVRRKLRYARIHLEEQRVELEQRRTELAEARRIADVLTAPDAAQFTLVDTRSKAQPQGKAIYLQSQGTLVFVASNFAPVPPGKAYELWLVPASGQPPIPAGVFKPDARGSALMAGPPLPPGVEAKAFAITLEPEQGSATPTMPIIMLGAAGM, encoded by the coding sequence ATGACGACGCACGAACAATTCGCCGACGACCTGGCTCTCTATGCGCTCGGGGCGCTGGAGGGCGAGGAGCGCGCGGCGCTGGAGCGCCATGTGGCCGAGTGCTCCGCCTGCCGCCAGGAACTGGAGCGGCTGCGTGGCGACGCGGCGCTTCTGGCCCTGACCGCCTCTGGTCCCGCGCCTCCGGAGCGGGCCCGCCAGCGACTGCTGGCGGCCATCGCGCAGGAACCGCGCTCGCACCTGGTGCGACTGAAGCGCCCCTGGTGGACGCTGGCCCCGGTGTTCGCCACGATCGTCATGGTGTTGTTCGGCATCCTGCTGTGGCGGGACAACGTGCAGGTTCGGCGGAAACTTAGGTACGCGAGGATTCATCTGGAGGAGCAGCGCGTCGAGCTGGAACAGCGGCGCACCGAGCTGGCGGAAGCGCGGCGCATCGCCGATGTCCTGACGGCGCCGGACGCGGCTCAGTTCACGCTGGTTGACACTAGGTCGAAGGCGCAACCCCAAGGCAAGGCGATTTATCTGCAATCGCAGGGCACGCTGGTATTCGTGGCCAGCAACTTCGCGCCCGTGCCGCCGGGCAAGGCTTATGAGTTGTGGCTGGTGCCGGCCAGCGGCCAGCCCCCGATTCCGGCCGGAGTGTTCAAGCCCGATGCACGCGGCAGCGCGCTGATGGCCGGGCCTCCACTGCCCCCAGGAGTCGAGGCCAAGGCATTCGCCATCACGCTGGAGCCAGAACAGGGTTCAGCCACACCCACCATGCCCATCATCATGCTGGGGGCGGCGGGAATGTAG